One Oenanthe melanoleuca isolate GR-GAL-2019-014 chromosome 3, OMel1.0, whole genome shotgun sequence DNA segment encodes these proteins:
- the LOC130250692 gene encoding coiled-coil domain-containing protein 170-like isoform X1 gives MKSTKVRESSFLESHGHVLLDIPVTREQMNHYRAAAETAQSELAALSVKYDSAQSELLKLRSSMISKEASFQKLKAEAESYKENNARLMSRLLSLQTQIQEMEEELCVLAASKNQAELAAQGAYKENLELKEELHEKSAKLNKYLNEYEENMTQASKISQNYEDLLTHLSGFLDIDIREKEKPQEHLTSKVSEICKENVTLKDQVAALQEDVTVHEMESKANRETIMRLVSEVAKEQEKAAGYYQDMEKLSKDLDSAIIKRQSLEMEIRSLQEKLTVNQKALDTSKQELHNLKKSSRELDASLKSSREDARTALNSSEAFKEEIATLLSCGSAIVKPSEKAILERIQEINCKEENKEKMASQLETQLAKLTKALANQTKLYHEALERSRKAEKCSENFHDQLKHLEEELLTGDLMQDGLKLEKQKYLKFLEQLNEKMKLDSVAAEVGFDMTMDAILARVEQLVKLEGDAVVENKTVAYSLRRKLKAQKEKLESKELHMNLLRQKITQLEEEKQVRAALAVERDEANLTVRKLHKMIERLQKQLDLARETNTDLKAKLSETSELKIKTLEQSRTIEELSKSQGKLERMKEKAEKQLKSAKSELLLKERKATEDKEKNKNMLEAVTSEMKVLKTTLAELAKRERQLADFREVVSRLLGLDIASLALPDCEIITRLEGLIHSHQHLFFPCVCLKDVAPRGAARNHPASSMNRDGTK, from the exons GAATCTCATGGTCATGTTCTTTTGGATATTCCCGTCACTAGAGAGCAGATGAATCACTATCGAGCTGCAGCCGAAACTGCTCAAAGTGAACTTGCAGCACTTTCAGTGAAGTATGACTCTGCCCAGTCAGAG CTCCTTAAACTCAGGTCGAGCATGATCTCTAAAGAAGCTTCTTTTCAAAAGCTGAAGGCTGAAGCTGAGAGCTATAAGGAAAACAATGCTAGACTGATGTCTCGCCTCCTGTCTTTGCAAACACAAATCCAGGAGATGGAagaagagctgtgtgtgcttgctGCTTCTAAAAaccaggctgagctggcagctcagggggCATATAAGGAAAATttggagctgaaggaggagcTTCATGAGAAAAGTGCCAAACTTAA TAAATATTTGAATGAGTATGAAGAAAACATGACTCAGGCTTCTAAAATCAGCCAAAACTATGAAGACCTCCTTACACATCTTTCTGGATTCTTGGACATAGACatcagagaaaaagagaaaccacAGGAACATTTAACATCAAAG gtCTCTGAAATATGTAAAGAAAATGTGACACTAAAAGACCAGGTTGCTGCTCTTCAAGAAGATGTGACTGTCCATGAGATGGAGTCTAAAGCTAACAGAGAAACTATCATGAGACTAGTTTCAGAAGTGGccaaggagcaggaaaaggcagcaggataCTACCAAGACATGGAGAAACTTAGTAAG GATCTTGACAGTGCTATAATAAAGAGACAGAGTTTAGAGATGGAGATCAGAAGCCTCCAAGAGAAACTGACTGTTAACCAGAAAGCTTTGGACACctcaaagcaggagctgcacaatCTGAAGAAATCTTCCAGGGAGTTAGATGCAAGCTTGAAGAGTAGCAGAGAAGATGCCAGGACTGCCCTGAACTCTTCCGAGGCTTTTAAAGAGGAAATTGCTACCTTGCTCAGCTGTGGATCTGCAATAGTTAAACCTTCTGAGAAGGCAATTTTGGAGAGAATCCAAGAAATAAATTGCAAAGaggagaataaagaaaaa ATGGCATCTCAGCTTGAAACACAATTAGCTAAATTGACTAAGGCTTTGGCAAATCAGACCAAATTGTACCATGAAgccctggagaggagcaggaaagctgaaaaatgttCTGAGAATTTCCACGATCAACTGAAGCACTTGGAAGAAGAATTATTAACTGGAGACCTGATGCAAGATGGTTTGAAGCTTGAGAAACAAAAA TATCTGAAATTTCTGGAACAACTTAATGAGAAGATGAAGCTGGATAGTGTAGCAGCAGAGGTTGGATTTGATATGACTATGGATGCGATTCTGGCCCGGGTAGAGCAGTTGGTGAAACTGGAAGGTGATGCTGTGGTTGAGAACAAGACTGTGGCATACAGCCTCAGAAGGAAG CTGAAggctcagaaagaaaaacttgaaaGCAAAGAGCTGCACATGAACCTTCTGCGGCAGAAAATAACCCAGCTGGAAGAAGAGAAGCAAGTAAGGGCTGCCTTAGCTGTGGAAAGGGATGAGGCCAATCTCACTGTCAGAAAGTTACATAAGATGATAGAGAGGCTACAGAAGCAGCTTGATCTGGCAAGGGAAACAAATACTGATCTCAAAGCCAAGCTGTCCGAAACCAGTGAACTTAAG ATTAAAACTTTGGAACAGAGCAGAACAATAGAGGAACTCAGTAAGTCTCAAGGCAAAttggaaagaatgaaagaaaaagctgagaaaCAACTTAAATCTGCCAAATCAGAACTTCTTTTAAAGGAGCGTAAAGCTActgaagataaagaaaaaaacaaaaatatgttagAAGCAGTTACCAGTGAGATGAAGGTGCTTAAAACAACCCTTGCAGAACTagcaaaaagagagagacag CTGGCAGATTTCCGAGAGGTGGTCTCGCGGTTGCTGGGCCTCGACATCGCCAGCCTGGCTCTCCCTGACTGTGAAATCATTACACGCCTTGAGGGGCTGATTCACTCCCATCAG